The nucleotide sequence CGCGTCGCCGAGTTGATCCAGATGGTCGGTCTGCACGGGGCCAAGCACCGTCAGTTGCGGGAATACAGTAAAGGGATGACCCGACGCGTGGGTCTGGCCCAAGCACTGATCAATGATCCCGATTTGATCCTGTTGGACGAACCGACGACCGGTTTGGACCCGATCGGGACACGAGAAATGAAGGATCTGATCCTGAGCCTGCGGGACCAGGGCAAGACGGTTCTGTTGTGCAGCCACCAGTTGGCGGACGTCCAAGACGTTTGCGACCGCGTGGCCATCCTGCACCAGGGCGAATTGAAAGAATTGGGACGTGTCACGGATCTGTTGAAAGTCCAGGACGTCACCGAAGTCCACGCCAGCGGTTTGTCCGATCAGGCCAAGCAAGAAATCGCCGAAGTCATCCAGCGTCATGGTGGCGAGGTGAAGTCGATCGATAATCCGACCGCGACGATGGAAGACCTGTTCTTGAACATCGTTCGCGAAAGTGAGGCTCGACCGGGAGCCCGCCGCGTTTCTGCTCCGGCGACCGGTGAAAACCAGGCCGCGGGCGAAGGGCCCGATGCCGGCTTGCGTCGTGATGACGGTGCGTCCGCTGATGATCAGGCGGAGGGCTAAGCATGAATCTG is from Crateriforma conspicua and encodes:
- a CDS encoding ABC transporter ATP-binding protein, giving the protein MANDAAAVAESQPDSHTDPTSAPAGAPDSGVVIETRNLSKVYRDFWGRRKVNALKSLDIEVRRGEIFGLLGPNGSGKSTTIKLILGLLFPSSGRVLVFDKDASETQKNERIGYLPEESYLYKFLTAEETLDFYGRLFNMSAADRKRRVAELIQMVGLHGAKHRQLREYSKGMTRRVGLAQALINDPDLILLDEPTTGLDPIGTREMKDLILSLRDQGKTVLLCSHQLADVQDVCDRVAILHQGELKELGRVTDLLKVQDVTEVHASGLSDQAKQEIAEVIQRHGGEVKSIDNPTATMEDLFLNIVRESEARPGARRVSAPATGENQAAGEGPDAGLRRDDGASADDQAEG